Proteins encoded within one genomic window of Alcanivorax sp. REN37:
- the rseP gene encoding RIP metalloprotease RseP, which translates to MLITLLAFALTIFIIVAIHEYGHYLTMRLFGVRVLTFSIGFGPRLARWRAQNGTEFVLSAIPLGGYVKPLDRRDCDILPGEEQQEFSGKPAWQRVLVYAAGPAANLLLAVLLYWVVLVVGQTGLPPVVGPIAAQSAAANAGLQPGDEILALDGRRIRSWDQFGNAMLHYVGETRSVPVTVARGQQEQLELALPVAAWSRDPEQPLLEALGLSVAPLAAVVGKVHEGGAAEQAGLLPGDRLLTLDGAPVAGWRQWVEQVQQSAGQTLQLEVQRGDQRVALTLVPATVSADGQQIGRAGVELGGLRDIRYGVLEAIPAAVSRLGQQISMIVGSIAKMLTGDISVKSLGGPITIAQAAGETAAIGVVTFMTFLAFFSISLGVINLLPVPMLDGGWILFGLVEMMRGKALPERFLMMAQSVGLILVVSLMGVAIFNDLMRQFA; encoded by the coding sequence ATGCTGATTACGCTGCTCGCCTTTGCACTGACCATCTTTATCATCGTGGCCATCCACGAGTACGGGCACTATCTCACCATGCGCTTGTTCGGTGTGCGGGTGCTCACCTTCTCGATCGGTTTCGGACCGCGGCTGGCCCGTTGGCGGGCTCAGAACGGCACCGAATTCGTCCTCAGCGCCATTCCCCTCGGCGGCTATGTGAAGCCGCTTGATCGTCGCGACTGCGACATCCTGCCCGGTGAAGAGCAGCAGGAATTCTCCGGCAAGCCGGCCTGGCAACGGGTGTTGGTGTACGCCGCCGGTCCGGCTGCCAACCTACTGCTGGCGGTATTGCTGTACTGGGTGGTGTTGGTGGTGGGTCAGACTGGCTTGCCGCCGGTGGTGGGGCCGATTGCCGCGCAGTCGGCCGCGGCCAACGCTGGACTGCAGCCCGGTGATGAGATTCTCGCTTTAGACGGCCGCCGGATCCGCTCCTGGGACCAGTTTGGTAATGCCATGCTGCATTATGTCGGCGAGACCCGTTCAGTGCCGGTCACGGTGGCGCGCGGCCAGCAGGAGCAGTTGGAGTTGGCGCTGCCGGTGGCCGCCTGGAGCCGTGATCCAGAGCAGCCGTTGCTGGAGGCGCTGGGTCTCAGCGTGGCGCCGCTGGCTGCGGTGGTGGGCAAAGTACACGAAGGCGGTGCGGCAGAGCAGGCCGGGCTGCTCCCCGGTGATCGGCTGCTGACGCTGGACGGGGCGCCGGTGGCGGGCTGGCGCCAATGGGTGGAGCAGGTACAGCAATCCGCCGGGCAGACACTGCAATTGGAGGTCCAGCGCGGTGATCAACGGGTGGCGTTGACGCTGGTGCCGGCCACGGTCAGTGCCGACGGCCAGCAAATCGGTCGCGCTGGTGTGGAACTTGGCGGCCTTCGTGACATCCGATATGGGGTTCTGGAAGCCATCCCCGCGGCTGTGTCGCGCCTTGGCCAACAGATCAGTATGATCGTCGGCTCGATTGCGAAGATGCTGACCGGCGACATTTCGGTGAAGAGCCTGGGAGGGCCGATCACCATTGCCCAGGCAGCAGGCGAAACCGCTGCCATCGGCGTGGTGACGTTCATGACCTTCCTGGCGTTCTTCAGCATCAGTCTCGGCGTCATCAATTTGCTGCCGGTACCGATGCTCGATGGAGGTTGGATCTTGTTCGGACTGGTGGAAATGATGCGCGGCAAGGCACTGCCCGAGCGATTCCTGATGATGGCGCAAAGCGTGGGGCTGATCCTGGTGGTGAGCCTCATGGGCGTGGCAATTTTCAACGACCTGATGCGGCAATTCGCATGA